A genomic segment from Triticum dicoccoides isolate Atlit2015 ecotype Zavitan chromosome 1A, WEW_v2.0, whole genome shotgun sequence encodes:
- the LOC119268449 gene encoding uncharacterized protein LOC119268449 isoform X1: MRQRGDRPPPVVHHRSFCPVRRLLHDLVRVHGCFLEGRHWDPQGAPPPPCSSITCDGRRSAGLSLSSLASFLQLVAQLAGVLSTASATNSDGEFQTQFRCRTDRSGLVGDAPWITVPYPFQWGALTFHAAECFAMMAAAFVALVERYGYEDDVLKKHHQLSPSSSACRRHSQVVSVLHPDCKGWRG; this comes from the exons ATGAGGCAGCGTGGAGACAGGCCACCGCCAGTCGTCCACCACCGGAGCTTTTGCCCTGTTCGCCGTCTCCTCCATGACCTCGTCCGCGTGCACGGCTGCTTTCTGGAGGGCCGCCACTGGGATCCACAGGGTGCGCCTCCACCCCCCTGCAGCTCCATCACGTGTGATG GGCGCCGATCTGCAGGCTTGAGCTTGAGCTCCTTGGCGTCCTTCCTCCAGTTGGTGGCCCAGCTCGCCGGCGTTCTGAGTACGGCCTCGGCTACAAACTCTGACGGTGAGTTTCAAACCCAATTCCGCTGCCGCACTGATCGATCTGGCCTTGTTGGGGATGCTCCCTG GATAACTGTACCATACCCATTCCAGTGGGGAGCACTGACTTTTCATGCTGCTGAATGCTTTGCCATGATGGCAGCTGCTTTTGTTGCTCTTGTGGAG cgctacggctatgaagatGACGTGTTGAAGAAGCACCATCAGCTGTCACCATCCTCCTCGGCATGCAGAAGACACTCCCAAGTCGTCTCTGTACTGCATCCAG ATTGCAAAGGATGGCGAGGTTGA
- the LOC119268449 gene encoding uncharacterized protein LOC119268449 isoform X2, whose amino-acid sequence MRQRGDRPPPVVHHRSFCPVRRLLHDLVRVHGCFLEGRHWDPQGAPPPPCSSITCDGRRSAGLSLSSLASFLQLVAQLAGVLSTASATNSDGEFQTQFRCRTDRSGLVGDAPWITVPYPFQWGALTFHAAECFAMMAAAFVALVERYGYEDDVLKKHHQLSPSSSACRRHSQVVSVLHPGWRG is encoded by the exons ATGAGGCAGCGTGGAGACAGGCCACCGCCAGTCGTCCACCACCGGAGCTTTTGCCCTGTTCGCCGTCTCCTCCATGACCTCGTCCGCGTGCACGGCTGCTTTCTGGAGGGCCGCCACTGGGATCCACAGGGTGCGCCTCCACCCCCCTGCAGCTCCATCACGTGTGATG GGCGCCGATCTGCAGGCTTGAGCTTGAGCTCCTTGGCGTCCTTCCTCCAGTTGGTGGCCCAGCTCGCCGGCGTTCTGAGTACGGCCTCGGCTACAAACTCTGACGGTGAGTTTCAAACCCAATTCCGCTGCCGCACTGATCGATCTGGCCTTGTTGGGGATGCTCCCTG GATAACTGTACCATACCCATTCCAGTGGGGAGCACTGACTTTTCATGCTGCTGAATGCTTTGCCATGATGGCAGCTGCTTTTGTTGCTCTTGTGGAG cgctacggctatgaagatGACGTGTTGAAGAAGCACCATCAGCTGTCACCATCCTCCTCGGCATGCAGAAGACACTCCCAAGTCGTCTCTGTACTGCATCCAG GATGGCGAGGTTGA
- the LOC119268468 gene encoding DNA (cytosine-5)-methyltransferase 1-like: MEEPDEEEGEMATFGEQQNEEGHAAVAAKRRMERPTKKARKPEFLGEPVPADEACANWPQCYHCASPMRYALDPSPIRLALTLLLPAPVGLMWTRLRA, translated from the coding sequence ATGGAGGAGCCCGATGAGGAGGAGGGCGAGATGGCCACCTTCGGGGAGCAGCAGAACGAGGAGGGGCACGCGGCGGTGGCGGCCAAGAGGCGAATGGAGCGGCCGACCAAGAAGGCCAGGAAGCCAGAGTTCCTCGGCGAGCCCGTCCCCGCCGACGAAGCCTGCGCCAACTGGCCGCAGTGTTACCACTGTGCCTCGCCCATGAGGTACGCCCTGGATCCGTCGCCCATCCGACTcgccctgacccttctccttcccGCGCCGGTCGGGCTGATGTGGACGCGGTTGCGAGCTTGA
- the LOC119352730 gene encoding uncharacterized protein LOC119352730, with translation MEPSPLPASTRVALRDPHWLAAVQEEFDTLQRNRTWTLVPLPPRANVITDKLVFRHKTRSDGNLERYKAWVRPRPSTATRRRHRSLVRSARRELIKWLLRSFISANGASISNQKLSDQRRRAVQPCLIECKVPPASSHQGPVSFLGGSLNVTRSIDSRKRMDGKSSGGSWRQAPAPVRQLFRRVRRAVLRPKRRAASFGYDLKSYSQNFDDGLVPAHRL, from the exons ATGGAGCCGTCTCCTCTTCCCGCATCCACTCGCGTCGCCCTCCGTGATCCTCACTGGCTCGCGGCGGTGCAGGAAGAGTTCGACACTCTTCAGCGGAACCGTACTTGGACGCTGGTTCCCCTGCCTCCTCGCGCCAATGTCATCACGGACAAGTTGGTCTTTCGCCACAAGACCCGCTCGGATGGTAAccttgagcgctacaaggcttGGGTG CGGCCCCGGCCGTCGACGGCGACGCGTCGTCGACATCGGAGCCTCGTCCGTTCCGCGAGGCGCGAGCTTATAAAATGGCTGCTGAGGAGCTTCATTTCTGCAAACGGTGCGTCCATCTCAAATCAGAAGCTATCGGATCAACGAAGAAGAGCAGTACAGCCGTGCTTAATCGAGTGCAAGGTCCCGCCCGCATCATCTCATCAAGGACCGGTGTCGTTTCTGGGAGGATCGTTGAACGTGACGAGGAGCATTGACAGCCGGAAGAGGATGGACGGGAAGAGCAGCGGCGGGTCGTGGCGGCAAGCGCCGGCGCCGGTGAGGCAGCTGTTCCGGAGGGTGAGGCGCGCCGTGCTGCGGCCGAAGCGCCGCGCCGCGAGCTTCGGATACGACCTCAAGAGCTATTCCCAGAACTTCGACGACGGCCTCGTCCCTGCCCACCGCCTCTAG